In Pleurodeles waltl isolate 20211129_DDA chromosome 5, aPleWal1.hap1.20221129, whole genome shotgun sequence, the DNA window acaaaTTTTTTACAATAATGTTAATGGTCAAGGTAAGGTTAATGGTAAAGTCTAATTTTtcattacaactttgaaaatgccacttttcaaaaattgccattttcctgccgttagcccttttgtgcctgtagcctgtcttgtggcacatgactgggtgtaactgacagactttgtgaattcctccctgcAAGTCAAACaagagagggattaggtgtgcctggatggaccacCTCTGAATGGGGAGAGATGGAGCTGAGCACATCCCtacttacaactgaatagcctgtgctctgccttcacaaaaaGCCTTGCAACCCCATATTGTTACTGTAGCCACCTTGGAGCCAAGGCAAGGGAGACAGGAAACTCTatgtacttcaaagccactgtctagaagcttctcccaccttccagaaccaaggCACCAGGGTACAAAAGTGGGAACTCAgacaacaactcttcagtacagtaATGGACCGGTGGATACTCtatcagaaagaaggactgctgtgctgctgcaaggactaccactctgctggattgctgctatGAAGGAACtagtgacctgctgccctctttcctgggaaggagaactggacctgcaacttcaccctTGAGCCCAgcacaccagagtgactccaagggctagtctactGGTTTCCTGATCTAGCCTCGGAGTCATAAAATACTCCATAACATCCTGTCCCAGCGCCTGGACCcagctgaagtgagttcctgaccctCTAATGCTCCCCCTCCATCCTGGACCCTTGCTGTGGCTCAGGgagctgaaatcaagcttttggactTTACACAAATGCGAACAGGCCTGTTTGCACTGAGACCTTGACACTTGCACCACGATTCAGCTTGACTCTTCGCATTACAACATCGTCCATCACAGGGACTGCCAACAAGAAGCTCCATCAACATCAGCCTGCGATGCCTGGCCAGCACTTTGTGCTacaccagcagcctgccacaacactCTTCCTTCTCCTCGAGCCCCCTCCAAAGTGAATGTGACACTTGGCATTGACTTTCAGAGATAAATGTCAGCAGGCCTCACCTGGTAACTGTGGCCGACAAGCACTCCATTGCGGTTGCCCTGAAAGTGCGACTTTGACTCAATCTGCAATGACCAGATAGCctaagttggcgctttgtgctttttggtgctaatttCCCTAAATTCTTTAAGAATACATAACTTCAGTTCTGCTAATTGAATTTttctagttttgtttttgttttatttaataatttttttctctatttttctaacttggtgtggatccTTTTTTGTGTAGAGTtgtctctttattactgtttgaagtgttgcacacataccttacacattgtctttaagttaagtctgactgctctgtgtaaAGTTAGCAGATGGTTGAGTACAGGTAAATTTATGGTTTGCTTGGGGCTCAcattgacaaggactgtggttgctgcttcaccagggctcacagtccagtcaaccaacaacccaatttctcacagcggTTCTCTGCTCTCTAATCAGCATTATACTCAGCCTTTACTACGATATCACAAATGGCTAGCTACAATTGGAGTATAGCTTGCAGACACAACTGACAGATAAGGACTAGACCAAAGCACAGGATGACCTAAAGATCCTCAATAGAAATCAGTGTCTAAAATACACACAGCTTAAATATGTCCACCAAACTTACTTCGCTCTGGCTCAAACACCATGTACCCCGAGACATCAGATATCTGCCTTCGCAACACCTCTATCCTACGGAATAGGATTGTGTAATGTGGCAGCAATACTGGTACCATGTCATGCTGTCATTAATGACTTAGGAGGGATAGAGGCTACGCTTTTCCCCAGAATTATGTTTGCTTTGTTGAAGGCCTaaattttaaaattagttttaaaattagaaaaagtgcagaaacacatatattttaaaagaaatgtacttacacatatataaatatatgcaaaaaagaTTTCTGCCCCTTaatcaaaaagcagaaaaaaagagaGTCGCACCCAACATGTCCACTCCTCAAGCATAAAGCTTTATTTTGACAAAATATTATATTGTTCCAAAGAGCAAActgatacaaaaagaaaaaatgtatatgtaatccTCAGACGGCAACACGTTTCAACACagaagtgtcttcatcatggccaaattgaaaaaactTGCACACTTACCCAGCATTTTTAAAATAAGAAAAagtgcatacacacatatattttaaaagaaatgtatttgcacatatataaatatatatttatactcatAGTCAAACATATGCTAAAAAGCACTTACCTTTCATGATGCAAAATAAAAGACGCTTGTGATGTAAACAATCTCAATGTAAAGGTATTCCTGATGTACTTACCTCATTGTAATGATTCCTGATGTAAAGCCATGTGAGTCTATGACCTGTTTCTGCAATTCAAACTCTTAGGCGTTCCCAAAGTTCACTTTGTTTATCTCAAAACAGCCCTACATTGAGCTGCCAGACTAgccaaagggcctgatttggatttcaGCAGAGGGGTTACCCATCtcattggatttagatttcagtggatgggctaTCAGTGATGGAGTAATTcctcagccaaaatctaaatcatgtCTAAAGTCTCAAGACAGCTTGAACTCAATGCACCACTTCTGTACTCACTGAAATGGCTGCCCATTGAAGCAATgagcatcttcaaacaagcattcatcaaccaCAAGGCACTTTACTCAGAAAAcccaaactatggcccatatttatactttttttgccctgcaatgcaattgtattttgtaagtttgcgccgtttttgcatcaaaaagcggcgcaaatgcagcactaaaaaagtataaatatgggcctatattcccCTCTTAGAAGTCTGACAACTCCTTGAGAGCTCTGAGTTGTTTCTTTTTCAAATAATAGTCTTTAAGAAGACAAAAACTGTAAAATAATCCCTCACAGGGATAGCTTCCAGAGTATGAAGCTGCATCCCTTCAGCCATTTACTCAACTCCATCTTACATATTTTTCAAAAGGGAGTTAAAGAACCTGTTGTTTCAGCATCAATCCAACCCAACTCATGATGGGAAAATGGATGTAAAGCACTGTACTAAACAGTTTTTCTCTTCTTTTGTCTACTAATTCTGTACAGAttgttgcctcctttttgcttgtttttttctccactTCTGTACATTATATGATTCTTCTTCCAATGTTCTATTCCAAATCCTTGGAACTATATTCTTTGTGCTCAGCCGCACTTGAAAAACCAATATtaatgctaaaaaataaataaatactttcacacagatgcacatacattCTATTATGTTTTAGTGTGCACCTGCAATGCACTTAAAATCAGGAGTTCGTTCTCTTCTCAAGTACTTTGCTCTAGGCCAGCTCAGTTTTCTTTTACCTCTGTGGAAAGATGAATCCCTGTAAGGCAGTCTGAGAGATTTAGCAAATGCACCAATGCCCTATTTCGATTTCCATGTAAAGATGCTAACAATTGTGaagacaaacttagggcctgatttagatgttggtggtaacagtcCTGCTGTTAATGTTTTGACTGAATATCTGTCCGTCGCTCTGACAGtccacccactgtatttagatgttggtggtcccaaagaTGAAATCCTGCATttgaaccaccatctccaccaaaacaccgccacgtCGAAGGCAGGGGTTGGAAAAGTGGATTCTAAAACCAAAAGGAAGAGAGGGCTCCACTCAAGCTATCACCACATGGGGACAGGACACCATGACGCAGTGATTAGAAAACGTAGCCCCAGGGGGGACAAAAGACTATTTACCACTCAATACACTACTCAATCACTCATCCACTCCAATGATcagtttaaataaagcaatatactACAAAATTATGTAATAAATATTACCATATaaatacaaagataaaaaacacTATTAAAAAGCCTGGCCAACCCGGCGGAAAACTGCTGCAAAAAGGTTAATTAAAAACAGAACATCTGGGAGACCAAAAACAACATCTGGGAGACAAAACACAAGACATCCACCCTAGTCTATCATATTATGCTGTTCCAAGTTTGGTATATGCTGGCTAATTGATTTGTGCACTCAGTATTCTATTTTGAGCCAGTTCCAATGGGCCCAGCAATCCAACTTGCGTCAACGCATTTCGGTAATCTTTAAAAGTCTTTACACAACTTTCATCAGAACAATTAAATATCCTCCCAACATATTCCTTTCATATCTGTACCAAAATAAGGGATAAACACAAATTACATAAATTCCCAAATGTCCTACACTCCCATGGTTCTAAAACCTTCTATATGAGTATGTACCCTCTCACTATTACCTAAGTGTGATCCTAAAGGGAAATCGTCCCAATTCCTTTATAAAGTACATCACATGGAGGAATTCAGTGTAAACAATCAGTCATATCAATGCTTACTTAAAAAAGTCTGCACTCCCATCTCATCCTCATAAAACCTCATCACTCACCTGCATTCAATATAAGTCATACAAGCACAAGCTCACCAATCATCACAAATTTGTATCCTTATCCGAACAGTATCTTTTTGCTTTTCTATAGTCCAAGATCACTTCTATATGGGCAAATCAAAGCAAATTAGTAGGCATTATAGCCCTATCCATTGATTATCTCTTTTGTTCTCTTTTTATCACACGTGATTAACCACCACATGCAGAGCCTATTTTGTTCACTTCAAAATGTGGAGTGTATaggaacaaaaaatgaaaaatggtgaTTAACAGTGATTATTTTGTCATAATCCATCACCCTGTATTGTCACatgtaataaaaagagaaaaagagagataaTCAATGGATAGGACAAAAAGAGCCTACTAATTTGCTTTATTTTGCCCATATCGAAGTGATTTGTTCTTTTTTGCAGTGATTTTCCACTGGGTTGACTAGGATTTTTAATAgtgttttttatctttgtatttatttgggattatttattaaataattttttagTACATTCCTTTATTGAGACTGATTATTGGAGTGAATGAGTGATTGAGTAGTGTATTGAGTGGTGGATAGTCTTTTGTTCCCCCTGGGGATACTTTTTCTAATCACAGATGGGAAAGTGGATGCTAGTGGGTCCCAGCCTCCCTTCCTgctatgcagatttggatgtgccttaccgccaagaaaaaagtggcggtccgacctccacttctgagttggtgattggggggggggagaaaggggtgaaaactcacttttTTCCCCATTGTGCCTCTTTCTGTGACTGAACACAAGCAGACAGCATCTTCCGTCACTGCTGCCACCAACacatggagaaaacacaaaccCCCTCAATCACCGGACATAAAGGTAGGGAACACGCATTGCCAGGATATGatgggtgggcactgcacgggaggtcGGAATTACTGTAGgcctatacatgtcacagtaattgtttAAAATCACTGTTGAGGAAAAAATTGTgttacacatggctggggacacactggtacaacacccatattgcacacatacacaagtgTCACTGTGGCATCACAATTTATTGCCACAGGAATGCTGGCACCATGACAGTAGACTCACACTGGACAACGgtatccatgtgtgcacattgcaaggagacctgtacgggtaggtttgtgctatctgttgtgtatgtgagtcagtacgtgtatgtgtgtgtgtgtgtgtggattggctggtcgaggtggagggagctggactgggtgatgtggttgtgtctgtttgtgtgtcacttgcatgtgagaccgatgttgttgtgtatgttgtgttgccgtgtgaTACATTCAGATGAGAgttgttgtgtggcagacgttgtcgtgatgtgtgtagttgtgcttgtgtgtttgggTTGGTGCAGCTAAGTGagttgtgttggctgttgtggttgtgtcatgtgagggtgcagtatcaatggtgtgtgtgtgttgtgtgatggatgtatgtcaatgtgtgtttttggcatgtgcaGGTTgcgttgtgttggaattgtaatagatgatggtgtgtatgtagagtgttgtgtaatgtgtagtgTAGGGAGACACATggataaggtacagtgtgtgtcacctctattccatagccactgccattgtacgaagtccattgggtcctgccatcatctccctccatcagcaatccatagCCACTCCTCTGCTTGCAGAGctataacatctaaatacggtgggcaggaCTCCGCTGTCTTGATGGTCTTATAAGGAGCCAAGATCTAAAGCAGGCCCAAAGTCTACTTTACAACATGCAATGTATTTTCTCTAGGTCATTCTAGTCTCCCATTCCTATACATTCTAGGTTTCAGTCCATATCCCTTTCTTAGCGATCTACAGGATGTGGTACGGGTGTTGCAGTACTTATAAAGCCTATCCTGTTGTGTACAGTGAATCACCACTCAAACCCTCAATGACACACACTGTGATCCATTGCCTATATGTCCAACCAGTGTGAAGAAATTATGTAAGTATGGACCTGGAAAATACGTTGGAGCTACTGTACATTTAAAAAGCTTTATTTGCTTGATTTGGCACTATGTTTGATCCTCTGGTATCTTGCTTTACCTCCAGTTTAAATTAGCATTCCTTTCCAATAGAAGCAGCCTTTCTCTTCTCCACAATCTGTTCCTCTCCTGTTACTCTATCAAACACTTGACGTGTTACTCAGTGTACCAGTGAAGCACAATCCCAGTGGCTTACATGCTGTATACTTCTGATTTGCAATCCTAGTACAAGAGCAATGGCAAGTTAAGTAATCAGCATTCAGAAGCACCAAAGCCATTCTAAATTTGATTGTGAAATGACAAATGATGGTGACAGTCATGTAATGAACTTTTTAAAGTAGATTTTTGTTTCAGAGGCCTTTCCCAATTAATTATATACTTTAGAGAAAATCTGAGATATTCAGAGATTACCTCCAAAGTCATAGCATTTACAACCGTCTTAGAACCTGATTTTGCATTTGGCGGAAGGGTAGTATCTTTTAGAATCGCTGAGAACATTACCTCCGCTATAGTTAGAGCACTACGTCTGCCAAAGTTAAAGGTAACTGACAGCCCTGCAGTCACCTCTGTTCTACTGTCAGTGACGTTCCTGTGCATGTACTAATTGTTTGGCATACGGCCGAACTGTCTTTGAAAgcgatatatacataaatgttgacaTATTTTATTTTCCAGAAACAAACTCACAAATTgagagtttgtttttcaaaaacaaaggaCTAATGACCCCTACACCCTGAACGTTTTCTCTTAGGATGTGGGGGTCAATATTGTTTTTTACTGTCTCTCACTGCCAGTTTTTTCCACGCagtgacaaacaggaaaaaagGCATTAAACAGTCCACCCGAAAAAGATCAGATAGAGTAATGTCCTTCCTCAAACAGCCCCTACTCCTTCGAGCAGTCAGAGGAAGTATTCCATTGGCAGAGGCAACAGGGGCTCTAGTAAtggaatattagaacattggaatgttgggagctccattgcagacaatggagtgcctcagacttttactggctggtaaaagccccagcgtcaacattccaatgttctctctgTTCACAGCAACAGGTGTGAAGGAAGGCCTCACGGAGCTTgggctccatgaggactttgttttatttattagaaccttCTGCCTTCTAGTGGCAGACTGTTCCAATAGCCTTAGAGCCCACTGTAGCGGGCTCTGCTGgcaattaaaggcccactcccttgttaaaggccctcgtctTCGGCTCgtgcctttaacgctggagcagacctttaatggctggtagagcccgctatggcaggCTCTAATGCTATAAGAAAGGTCCATCGGTCTCCAAATGAGGCAGACATATCgagggtttggtggacagggtactccattgTATTCACCGTGGAATTCTAAATCAGGGTCGTAATGTTTACGATAATCATAGCATTTACCTCGGAGTTAATCTTGCAAAACATGATTCCTCATTTCATTAGACTCAAAACTAGTAGGGCAgctaccaccaatgttagaaaccaAAAATGTGAGCTATTGATCAAACAGGACATTGCAGATGTATTTTTCCATCCCTTTGCCATCTTGGTCAACAATCATGGAAGAAAGACCTTGGAAATCTCATCTAGTAATAGAAGCCTTGTGGGGGTTGCTCACCTTAAAAAGTTTCACCTGGGAGGCTCTTCTTTTACAATTGTTGCTGCTAGGTTATGGAATCAGCTTCTTTCATATTTAAGGTCCATCTAggccagagatttaaaaaaaaaaaagaatttgtaaaCCTACCTGTTTAGAAGTTAGTGTTGCCGGGTTGGACTTGCGCCAATCTCTGTATATACCTCAGCGCCAAGCCACTCCTTGTAGAGTAGCTGTGCACTTTACAAGTATCAGTCATTCATTTAATCATTCAAATCAAAACTTCCCCATCTTCCTCTCGCACGTATGTTGCTATTTTATAGATCACATGAATGAGGGAATACATCCAGTTTAAATGATGGAGAACCAAATATGGTCAATAATCCATAAATGGTGTGCATGCCCTGCATACATATGCTTAGTGCaccgtatgtgtgtgcatgcatggatgtttgtggTTTTCAACTTGCAGACCATGATACCTTGATTTGAGtaccaatttttttatttttttattttttgggtgtcACATGTCGGGCAATGCCACTGTAACCAATGGCTAGTTACTGTTTTCAGGTAGTGGATGTTTACCATGTACCTTTACACCCAGCTTTCACTCTCATTTTCACATAACAGATGAGCTCCCATTCCTAGCTGTAAAAGCTGATTTTAATGTCTTATGTTTAAGATAACCCCTCTGCCATGCTACAGCGATTCAAACCAAACAGAAGCATAGGCATGAGAGAATACATTTTCCTGATCTACAGTCAATACGTACTTATTATGTATTATAAAATTTATTCTTGAAAACTGCATCTTGAGTAATACCAGAGGTAGAAAACATACCGAGTCGcaagctaaaaagaaaaaaacacaaaaaagagagaAACCCCACGACAGACACAGATCACAAGCCcctgaaataacaataaaaaaaagaagtcCATTCAAATTCTGCAGATTAATGCACATTACCCTTTCATAAGGCCAATAAGAAAATCACATTGTGTAAGCACTGTGCGGTAGGTCTATGCATTCAAAGAGTGTTCTTTGCATCGCATGAGTTTTCTGAAGGCTAATTTAAAGTCGTCATTAAAGCTCGTGTACAGCAGCGGGTTGATAAGAGAGTTGACATAACCGAGCCATGTCAAGAAGTTTGCTACTTCGTCTGACACAGAGCAGAGCGTAAGGCCTACAACAAGTTCTTTAATGAAAAATGGAAGCCAACTCAAGATGAAAGCCCCCAGAATGAGCCCCAGGATCTTGGCTGCCTTGCGCTCTCTTGAGCTAGAgatctgctgctggcggtcaccagtCGGATCCATGTCATTGTCAAAAGGTGGGATCCTCACCGAAACATTTATCTTATCAAATTCTGTGGTAGGGTCTGACGTAGAGAAGTCCGACACACAGAATGTATGTGTCAGCTTGCAGTGAGCAAAGGAGTTGTGGCTGTCGGTGCTTCGGTTGCTCAGGTGTCGACTTGAACCACGTTTTTGGTACAGGCTCTTGGCAGCATGGTATATCCTATAATAGACGATGAGTATCAAAGTCAAGGGTATGTAAAAAGCCCCAAAAGTGGAGTAAATTGTGTAGACCACATGGTCATGCTTGATGACACATTCACTGGGAATACTGCTGTTATAGTGGTTTCTCCAAAAGAAGGGTGGCATTGAGATGAAGATCGATATGGCCCACACTGTGAGTATCATGAATCCAGCCCTTTTTGGCGTCCTTTTGCGAGCATATTCAATAGCGTCCGTGATAGCCCAATATCGATCAAGTGCAATGACGCATAGGTGAAGAATAGAACAGGTGCAGCAGGTCATGTCAATAGAGAGCCATATTTCACAGATGATGTATCCCAGAGCCCAGGTATCCATTACTATGTATGAGATACTCAGGGGCAtcaccaaaatggccacaagaaaatCTGTAACTGCCAGAGAGCATATTAGGTAATTCGCGGGCTGGTGCAGTTTCTTGGTGGTGCAAATTGCCAAAATAACAGCAAAGTTCAGAAGCGTTGTCAGAATGGTTATCAATGCTAATGTCAGGGAAATTAGCAGCTTTTCAGTTACTGTTTTGGACTTGACTGCCATGATGTATTCAGTTGAACAGTTTGTGAAATTCATTTTAGATATCTATCCCAGAGGCTAGGCACCCCGGTTCATGTTCTTCCGACGTAAATAGTTCTCAGGTGCAGAGCTTCTCGAACTGGCTTCTTCACAAGATCTTCCGGAGACATCTTTTTCTGTCTTCGTGCATGGTTGATCTAGAAAACATAGTTTTAAAGGTGAGATAATTTATAAGGAAGTATTTCATTATTTGGTCTGTGGCAGCAGGCTGAAATATGTTACAAAAGTATAATTTCTAGAGGTTAACAGAAAACGTAAAGTTCAAATCATTGTACAACAACATGTTCTCAATACGAGTTTCGATGGTTTGCTGTCTTTAGAAACAACAAGAGTTAAGTTCGAATTCTATGAAAGAGATGTCAGAATTGTCAGTAGCTCCCACTGTagttaccctaacctgtccaaGTATGAGGGCATTTCCAGGATACTGATGGGGAGCAGGGTTAGAGCCACCCCTAACACCTCCCTCCTGCCAATGTCAATAACCATGGATGCTGTTCTGATGTTGGTTTCCAATTGTGGCCCTGGAAAGAAAGGACCAGGTTTCCTCATAGGTTCTGAGCCTGTGCTTTATCTTATGGCCTATTCCATACTATTCCAAAGACATCATTGCTTGAGCTGCGAAATGCCATCCCTTCTAAGACACAAATGCTTTAAATTTTAGAGCACGCTGATTGAATGTCCAGTCTTTTGGTGATATTGACAACTGCTATTACTAAATACACTTTCTCATTAGACTCTTAATTGGGGTAAGGGCGGGACTGTGCTTTCGAATCTGTTCGACAAGTGCAGGCCACACAGTGTACAATCTACAGCCTGACTACCAGTGACCTTAGGCAACAATCAGACTGAAAATATTAGGGAGTGGAAGCCAGATTTACAAGCccgtagcgcctccttgtgccacactagtgtcaCTTTTTCCTACGCTAATGTGGCTAAAGGAGGCAATTtttgcagcgccaaatttacaaagtggtgcaatgcatgcactgcgccactttatgaccccttgagccacattatgcctgcgtcaaacataatttatgcaagggggggttGTTCCAGCATTaggacaagatttcactgcgccattttttacttcatttttaacgcctgctcaaagcaggtgtcaaAGGGACACACCCATCTTAatcaatgggcttccttgcactttgctgcactagcatcaaaattgattgttgacactagtgcagcagagCACTACAATAGcgccaaaaagtttgacgctattggactaacatgcaccatggtgcgctgtattgtaaatacagtacacccatggtgtcgttaggtgggacaggggcaacgcaagaaaactggcacatcagcactgatgcaccagtttcttgtaaatatgcccttagatGTCTTAATTTAACCAATAATCTTGATGATGCAATTCAAAGTGTTTTTAGTAAGAGGTTGATGTAAAGAACGCAATAATAATACTAGTTGGCTTAACCTTGCATGTCTTGCCCTTGCCTGAAGAGATGATAAATATTCCATCCGGACATCTTTTTGATTTTGGCGTGAGTTTACACTGCTGTTGATTTGTTCTCCCATGGCAAGATTTTCAACAAATAGTCAAGTTGTGTATCCTGCTGTTAAATGTGTTATGTAGAATGGAGAAAAGGGATGAACAACATTAACTTACTGGGTCAGGGTTCTGTCCCATTAACAAGAGAGATGTCCGGTCTTCATTTAATTCTAGACATTCACCCATCCAGAACTGAGCAGGTAATTTCACCACGATTGCCCCTCCGTACCTCAGTAGATGGGGCATGTGGAGTCAAGTTTTTTACTGACCACGTCCCTATGAAAACTTAAAGGTTCACGTAAGGGCAGAGATGACTCTGGGGAAAAAAGATTAGTTCGACTTATTACGGCAGCTTGCAAACCTGTCAACATTTTTTCCCCAAAGCAGACTTCCAAAGTCAGGTTCTTTCATCAGAAGTAAACCTAAAGTCCCTGACACACATCTCCTTCACAATGACGATGGAGCGTCACCCCcttggctaagccaggagatgaaaaataaaacaataattaattattgttttatctttcatctgctgctcAGCCAGCAGCGTGTTCAGGGTGGTGCGGGGCTGTGGAAGGTGGGAGGAGTGGA includes these proteins:
- the HTR1E gene encoding 5-hydroxytryptamine receptor 1E, giving the protein MNFTNCSTEYIMAVKSKTVTEKLLISLTLALITILTTLLNFAVILAICTTKKLHQPANYLICSLAVTDFLVAILVMPLSISYIVMDTWALGYIICEIWLSIDMTCCTCSILHLCVIALDRYWAITDAIEYARKRTPKRAGFMILTVWAISIFISMPPFFWRNHYNSSIPSECVIKHDHVVYTIYSTFGAFYIPLTLILIVYYRIYHAAKSLYQKRGSSRHLSNRSTDSHNSFAHCKLTHTFCVSDFSTSDPTTEFDKINVSVRIPPFDNDMDPTGDRQQQISSSRERKAAKILGLILGAFILSWLPFFIKELVVGLTLCSVSDEVANFLTWLGYVNSLINPLLYTSFNDDFKLAFRKLMRCKEHSLNA